The following are encoded together in the Flavihumibacter fluvii genome:
- a CDS encoding FIST signal transduction protein, which yields MRSKSIKGSSPEEIQLALEHTVEDGFRPTLAIVFISKSVDRIAVSKILDDAGIAIFGATTNGEFIDEELGKESVAILLMDMNPAHFSLFFAEYPKKNYREVTSEIARNAQRLFPHPAFLISGSHMETDAEQLLFGFEDVIGKQVNVFGGMAGDDYAFSEQFVFTNDKSSHRGIVALVVDEDKIAIKGIATCGWKAVGTLRTVTKSEGNHVFTVDNIPVLDLTAKYGGLENIQEGNSQVAMEIAVNFPLQLQREVGDPVMRPGLLIDWNDRSFYCSGSVPQGSKVRFSIPPDFDVMDKVIKGVEELKATEMPEADALIVFSCAGRILALGPLMNMEIEGIKNVWNVPLAGMFSNAELARATKGNLEMHNCTTCCVVLKEK from the coding sequence GAGATCAAAATCTATAAAAGGAAGCTCTCCTGAAGAAATCCAATTGGCACTTGAGCATACTGTTGAAGATGGTTTTAGACCCACATTGGCCATTGTGTTTATTTCCAAAAGCGTTGACAGAATCGCTGTATCTAAAATACTCGATGATGCCGGCATAGCCATCTTTGGAGCAACCACCAATGGTGAATTCATCGACGAAGAATTGGGCAAGGAATCTGTGGCCATTCTATTAATGGATATGAACCCCGCTCATTTTTCTTTATTTTTTGCCGAGTATCCAAAGAAAAACTACAGGGAAGTGACCAGTGAAATAGCACGTAATGCACAACGGCTCTTTCCGCATCCAGCATTCCTTATCTCTGGCAGTCATATGGAAACTGATGCAGAGCAGTTGCTTTTTGGTTTTGAAGACGTGATTGGAAAACAGGTAAATGTATTCGGCGGCATGGCAGGTGATGATTATGCATTCAGTGAGCAGTTTGTATTTACCAACGATAAGTCGAGCCACAGGGGAATAGTTGCCCTTGTAGTGGACGAAGACAAGATCGCTATCAAAGGCATTGCTACATGCGGATGGAAGGCTGTTGGCACGTTAAGAACAGTCACTAAAAGTGAAGGGAATCATGTATTTACAGTGGATAACATCCCAGTACTGGACCTAACTGCAAAGTATGGCGGACTTGAAAACATACAGGAAGGAAATTCACAGGTTGCCATGGAAATAGCCGTCAATTTTCCATTGCAGTTACAAAGAGAGGTTGGTGACCCGGTGATGCGGCCAGGTTTATTGATCGACTGGAACGATCGTTCATTTTATTGCAGCGGTTCAGTTCCACAGGGTTCTAAGGTGCGCTTCTCCATTCCACCAGATTTTGATGTGATGGATAAGGTGATCAAAGGTGTTGAGGAACTAAAAGCCACTGAAATGCCGGAAGCCGATGCGCTCATCGTTTTTAGCTGTGCAGGCAGAATACTTGCTTTAGGGCCCCTGATGAACATGGAAATTGAGGGAATCAAAAATGTTTGGAATGTTCCACTGGCAGGTATGTTCTCTAATGCTGAACTTGCCAGGGCAACAAAGGGTAACTTGGAGATGCACAATTGTACCACGTGTTGTGTGGTTTTGAAAGAAAAATAA